In Cellulomonas sp. Y8, the genomic stretch ATGACGCCGACCCGCATCCCCTCGGCCGACGCCCGGATGCCCAGGTCCGCGTCCTCGGTGACGTTGTACGGGTCCCAGCCGCCGAGCCGGCGCAGTCCGCTGACCCGGAAGTGGTTCGACGTGCCGCCGAGCGGGATCGCGAGCCTCCCGTACTCCAGCCCGGGCAGCATGTAGTCGAACCAGAACGAGTACTCCAGCGTGAACATCCGGGTCAGCGGGTTCTCGTCGGCGTTGAAGTAGTTGAGCGCGGCCTGCACGCAGACCAGCTCCTCCCCCGCCTGCCGGAACGCGAGCACGGCCTTCTTGAGCTGGTCGGGCTCGGGCTTGTCCTCGGCGTCGTAGATCACGAGGTACTCGCCGGTCGCGAACTCCAGGCCGACGTTGCACGCCTTGGGCTTGGTCTGCGGGGCGCCGGCCGGGACGGTGATGAACCGGAAGTGCGCCGGCGGGTGCGCCGCCTCCGCGGCGGCGCGGGTCTCGGTGTCGTCCTCCTCGACCAGGATCAGCACCTCGAGCAGGTGCGCCGGGTAGTCCAGTGCGCCGAGGTTGCCGATGAGGTTGGCGACGATGTTCGCCTCCTTGTACACGGGCACCAGGACCGTGTACCGGGGCAGCTCGTGGTCGGGCAGGGCTGCCAGCTCGGCGGGGTCGGTGCGCGTCACGTGCTCCATCCGCGCGCCGCGCAACGACGCCCAGAACTTGAACCCCGTCCCCACCAGGAACGCCAGCCCGACCACCACCGACAGCGTGACGACGACCGCGCGCAGGTCCGCCACCGCCGCGAGCACGACGAGGACCAGCGCGACGACCAGCGCGACCCGCTGCCACGGCACGAGGACGGTCCGGGCGGACTGCGCCGGTGAGCGGCCCCACAGCCCGAGGCTCGCGCGCTCCCGGAGGTCCGACCCGTAGCGGTCGAGGACGGCCTGCTGGAAGTCCCACCGGTCGGCGAGCACGAGGAACGGCTCCTCGCCCAGCGCGCTCGCGATCGCGGCGCGGCGCTCGGGCGTCGGCTCGTCAACCACGGCCACCACCAGGGTGCCGTCGCCGCGGCGCTCCAGCGGCAGCCACTGCTCCGCGAGCACGCGGCCGACATCCACGCCCTGCGCGTCGAGCGCCTCCGTGATCCGGGTCGGCACGACGTACGGCAGGCCCCACAGGTCGCCGAGCGCGCGGGTCAGGGACTCCGAGTCGATCGCGCCGATCGCGATCAGCACCTGCCCGATGTAGGCGCCGGACTCCGCGGCGACCCGCTCCGCGGCGTCCAGCGTCGCCTTGCTGACCAGGCCCCGGTCGACCAGGTGGTCCCCCACCCGCCGGTCCTGCTGATGTCGTGCCACGCCGCCCCCGTCCCGTCCTGACCCGCGGCCACGCTAGCCCGAGCGGGCGTCGCGCGCCGCGCCGCACACGCCGACGACCAGGACCTTCAACATCGGCGCGCGCCTGCCGATCAGGACGAGGTGACCCTCCTGTCCGCTCCGGAGCACCCCGGCCGGCTGCCCGTGCCGGAGCTGCTCCGCACCGGCGGGGTGCACTGCGCGTACCAGCCGGTCGTCGAGCTCGCGACGGGCGAGGTGCTCGGCCGCGAGGCGCTGCTGCGGACGCCGGCGGACTCCGGCTGGCGGTCGCCGCTCGAGGTGCTGGACGCGGCGGAGCAGGCCGGCCTCCTCGGCGAGCTGGAGCGGGCGGCGATGTCGCGCGCGCTCGCGGACGCCGAGGCAGCGGCGGGCGGGGCGTCCCACACCCTGTTCCTGAACATCGAGCCCCGCACGCTGTCCCGGCACCTGCCGCTCGTGCTCGAGACGCTCGCGCGGCGCGGCCCGCAGGTGCGCGTGGTGGTCGAGATCACCGAGCGCGCGCTCGCCCTCGACCCGGCCGGGATGCTCGACGCGGCGGCCCGGCTGCGCGCGGCCGGGTGCGCCATCGCCCTCGACGACGTCGGGGCGGTCCCGGAGTCGCTCGCGTTCATCCCGCTGCTGGCACCCGAGATCATCAAGCTCGACCTGCAGCTGCTCCGCACGCTCGAGGACCCGGAGACCATCACGGTCGCGGGCGCGGTCCGAGCACGGGCCGAGGCGACCGGCGCGCGCGTCGTGGCCGAGGGCATCGAGACCCAGGACGACCTGACGCGGGCGCTCGTGCTCGGCGCCGACCTCGGCCAGGGCTGGTTCCTCGGGCGGCCGCACCGGACGCTGCCCGCCGGCGAACGGCACGCCGGGCGGCTCCCGCGACCGCACGCCCCGCTCGGGGGCGCCGCCACGCCGTTCGAGGTCATCGGGACGCGCCGGGCCGTCCGCCTGGCGCCCAAGCGCCTGCTGCTCCCGCTGTCCCGGACCCTCGAGGCCGCGGCGGTCGCGCACCGGGTGCCCCCGGTGGTGCTCGGCGCGTTCCAGGACGAGCGGTTCTTCACCGGCCGGTCCGCGCGGCGCTACGAGCGGCTGGCCGGGGCGCTGCCGTTCGTCGGGGCGCTCGGCACCGGCCGGCCGGCTGAGCTGCCGACCGAGGTGCGGTGGGCGTCGCTCGACCCCGCCGAGCCGCTCGCCCAGGAGTGGGCGGTGGTGGTCCTGGGGGCGCACGAGTCGGTGGCGCTCGTCGGGCGCGAGATCGACGGGCCGCGGTCCCGGCACTCGGCGGCCCTCGGCGCGCCCGTGGGGTCGCCCGAGGACGACGAGCGGGAGTTCGCGTTCGCGGTGACGCACGACCACGGGCTCGTGGCGGAGGCGGCGCAGAGCCTCCTGCGCCGGTTCCGGGCGGACTCCCCGGCCTGACGGGCCGGGCGCCCCGCGGGCGGGGCGGGCGCGACGGGCCTAGGTTCGGGGGGCATGAGGGGCGACGCCGCGGCCCTGGACGGGCTCGAGGAGGCCGCCCGGCGCCGGCTGCCCGCGGACGCCGGGCGCCTGGAGCGGTACGTGCGCCTCGAGACCCCCACCGGTGCGGCGGAGGCGCTGGACGCGCTCGCGGACCTCGTGGTGGCGGACGCGCGCGCGGCCGGGTTCCGCGGCGGCCGGGAGCCGACCACGGACCCGGCGTCGGGCGACGCCGTCGTCCTCGACCTGCCCGGCCGGGGTCCGCGCGCCGGCGACGCCCCCGCGCTGCTGCTGGCGCACCACGACACCGTGCACGCGGTCGGCGCGGTTCCCGTGCGCCGGGACGGCGGCGTGCTGCACGGGCCGGGGACCTACGACATGAAGGGCGGCCTCGTCGTCGCGCTGGCGGCGGCGGAGCTGCTGGAGGCCGCCGGGCTCGGGCACCGCCCGGTGCGGCTGCTGGTCACCCCGGACGAGGAGGTCGGCTCCCTTGCCACGGCGGACCTGGTCCGGGACGCCGCGCGCGGCGCCGCCTACGCCCTGGGGCTGGAGGCGCCGGGCGCGCACGGCGGGCTGAAGACCGCCCGGCGCGGCTCGACCCGCCTCCGGCTGCACGTCACCGGGCTGGCCGCGCACGCGGCGGTCGACCCGGACGCGGGCGTGTCGGCGACCGAGGAGCTGCTCGACCAGCTGCTCGCCGCGCGGCGGTTCCTCGCCGACCACCCGTCGGTGCTCGCGAACGTCGGCGTCGTCGCGGGCGGCACCCGGACGAACGTCGTGGCCGAGAGCGCGCGCGCCGACCTGGGCCTGCGGTTCGTCACCCGCGCGAGCGAGCGCGCCGTGCTGGCGCGCCTCACCGAGCCCGTCCCGGTCCGGCCCGGGGCGGACGTCCGCGCGGAGGTGCTGTCCCGGCGGCCCGCGTGGGAGCCCGGCGCCGCGTCGCAGGGGCTGCTCGCGGCGGTGGCCGCCGCGGCGAGCAGGGTCGGGCAGGACGTCACCGGCGCGCCCGCGCCCGGGGCCGCCGACACGAACCTCACCGGGGCCGCGGGCCTGCCCACCCTCGACGGCTTCGGCCCGGCCGGCGGCGGGGCGCACGCGGCCACGGAGCACGTCCGGCTGCCCGCCCTCGCGTCGCGCGCCGCGCTGCTGGCCGCGACCCTGCACGGCGTCTGAGCGGGCGCTCCGTCAGGGGTCGAGGTGCTGGAACTGCTGCTCCGCGAACACCCGCGCGACCGCGCGCGTCACCGGCCCGGGCGCGCCGCCGCCCACGGGCGCGCCGTCGACCGCGACCACGGGCTGGACGTCCCGGGCGGTCGACGTGAGGAACACCTCGTCCGAGCTGGTGAGCGCGTCGTAGGGCAGGTCGACCTCGCGGGCGCCGTGCCACTCGAGCACCAGGGCCCGGGTGACCCCCGCGAGGCAGCCGGAGGACAGCGGGGGCGTGAGCAGCTCCCCGTCCCGCACCACGAACACGTTCGTGCCCGTGCCCTCGCACAGCTGACCGCGCGTGTTGGCGAACACCGCCTCGCTCGCGCCGGAGGCCCGCGCCTGCGCGAGCGCCAGCACGTTCTCGCCGTACGAGGTGGTCTTGAGTCCGGTCAGCGCCCCGACGTCGTTGCGGCGGTAGGGCACGGTGATCACCGCGGTCTCGGGGTCGGGGTCGTGGCCCGGGGTGACGCCGAGCACCAGCGTCGGCGGGCCGTCGACCCGGCCGCTGCCCAGGACGCCCGGACCGCCGGTGAACGTGATGCGGAGCAGGTCGTAGGCGCTGGTGAGCAGGTCCGCGTTCGCCTCGACGACCTCGTGGGCCGCGCGCCGGACGAGCTCCGGGTCGAAGCCCGGCAGGCCGATGCCCGCGGCGGACCGCGTCATGCGCGCGACGTGCCGGGACAGCGCGAAGATGCGCCCGCGGTCGACCTTGACCGCCTCGAACACGCCGTCGCCCACGACGAACCCGTGGTCCCGAGCCGAGGTCGTCGCCTCCGCCTCGGGCACCAGGCGCCCGTTGACCCAGAACACCGTCGACGTCACGTCCGCCACCGCCGCGCTCCTCGCGTCCCCGCGCCCGCGTCGGACCGCGGGTCGTCCCGCCGCAGCCTAGCCGCGCGCCGCGGTGGCGCCCGGGGAGGCCGTCAGGACGGGTCGGGCGCTCCGGTGAGCCCGGCGGCGCGGGCGACCTCGCCCGCCCACGCGGTCGCCCGCGCGAGCTCGCCGTCGACGAGCGGCCCGTGCATGCCGACGACGTGGAACCCGGCCGGCGGGAGCACCACCCGGCAGCCGGCGCGGCGCAGCCGCTTGGCCATGCCCGCGGAGGCGCGCTTCGGGACGGGCCGGTCGACCCGGGTGTCGTAGGCCGCCGCGGGCGTGCCCTCGGGCGCCTCCAGCGCCTCGAGCCACTCGCGGACGCCCCGCCCCGTGTCGGCTCCCGGCTCCGCGTCCGCGCGCAGGCGGGCCTCGGGGTCGTCGAGGTGGTCCGGTCGGCTGCGCCGGGTCTCGGGGCGGCTCAGGGAGAACGCGTGCGTCGGGCCGCCGACGACCACGAGGTCGGTGCGGAGCGCGTCGGGCGCCGCCAGCACGTTCACCACCGAGACGTCCGCGCCCGGCGCGGCCGCGCGGAGCCCGGCCGCCACCGCCTCCGCGACGGCGTGGCTGTTCCCGAACAGGCTCTCGTAGACGACGTGCGCGCGCATGGCTGCCTCCCCTGGCTCCCGCGGCGGGCGGCGCGACCGTGCGACGCCCGTGCCGGCCACGGTAGGCGCGCCGCAGCGGGCCGGGATGGGCCGACGGTCCCGGGTGGGCCCGCGGGGCGGCACGCACGGCCGCGGCGGCTGCTCAGGCGCCCCGGGCGGCCTTCGCGGAGCCGCCGCCGAGGCCCCCGCGGCCGGGGCGCACGGCGTGCCGGACCACCGACGCGGCCACCGCGTCGAGCGTCCGGCCCTGCGAGGCGCCCAGCACCTCCAGCACGTGCCGCGCCTCGTCCTCGTCGCACCCGCGGACCTCCATGAGCACGCCCACGGCGTG encodes the following:
- a CDS encoding EAL domain-containing protein, translated to MTLLSAPEHPGRLPVPELLRTGGVHCAYQPVVELATGEVLGREALLRTPADSGWRSPLEVLDAAEQAGLLGELERAAMSRALADAEAAAGGASHTLFLNIEPRTLSRHLPLVLETLARRGPQVRVVVEITERALALDPAGMLDAAARLRAAGCAIALDDVGAVPESLAFIPLLAPEIIKLDLQLLRTLEDPETITVAGAVRARAEATGARVVAEGIETQDDLTRALVLGADLGQGWFLGRPHRTLPAGERHAGRLPRPHAPLGGAATPFEVIGTRRAVRLAPKRLLLPLSRTLEAAAVAHRVPPVVLGAFQDERFFTGRSARRYERLAGALPFVGALGTGRPAELPTEVRWASLDPAEPLAQEWAVVVLGAHESVALVGREIDGPRSRHSAALGAPVGSPEDDEREFAFAVTHDHGLVAEAAQSLLRRFRADSPA
- a CDS encoding flavodoxin — encoded protein: MRAHVVYESLFGNSHAVAEAVAAGLRAAAPGADVSVVNVLAAPDALRTDLVVVGGPTHAFSLSRPETRRSRPDHLDDPEARLRADAEPGADTGRGVREWLEALEAPEGTPAAAYDTRVDRPVPKRASAGMAKRLRRAGCRVVLPPAGFHVVGMHGPLVDGELARATAWAGEVARAAGLTGAPDPS
- a CDS encoding aminotransferase class IV gives rise to the protein MADVTSTVFWVNGRLVPEAEATTSARDHGFVVGDGVFEAVKVDRGRIFALSRHVARMTRSAAGIGLPGFDPELVRRAAHEVVEANADLLTSAYDLLRITFTGGPGVLGSGRVDGPPTLVLGVTPGHDPDPETAVITVPYRRNDVGALTGLKTTSYGENVLALAQARASGASEAVFANTRGQLCEGTGTNVFVVRDGELLTPPLSSGCLAGVTRALVLEWHGAREVDLPYDALTSSDEVFLTSTARDVQPVVAVDGAPVGGGAPGPVTRAVARVFAEQQFQHLDP
- a CDS encoding M20/M25/M40 family metallo-hydrolase — encoded protein: MRGDAAALDGLEEAARRRLPADAGRLERYVRLETPTGAAEALDALADLVVADARAAGFRGGREPTTDPASGDAVVLDLPGRGPRAGDAPALLLAHHDTVHAVGAVPVRRDGGVLHGPGTYDMKGGLVVALAAAELLEAAGLGHRPVRLLVTPDEEVGSLATADLVRDAARGAAYALGLEAPGAHGGLKTARRGSTRLRLHVTGLAAHAAVDPDAGVSATEELLDQLLAARRFLADHPSVLANVGVVAGGTRTNVVAESARADLGLRFVTRASERAVLARLTEPVPVRPGADVRAEVLSRRPAWEPGAASQGLLAAVAAAASRVGQDVTGAPAPGAADTNLTGAAGLPTLDGFGPAGGGAHAATEHVRLPALASRAALLAATLHGV
- a CDS encoding glycosyltransferase, whose protein sequence is MARHQQDRRVGDHLVDRGLVSKATLDAAERVAAESGAYIGQVLIAIGAIDSESLTRALGDLWGLPYVVPTRITEALDAQGVDVGRVLAEQWLPLERRGDGTLVVAVVDEPTPERRAAIASALGEEPFLVLADRWDFQQAVLDRYGSDLRERASLGLWGRSPAQSARTVLVPWQRVALVVALVLVVLAAVADLRAVVVTLSVVVGLAFLVGTGFKFWASLRGARMEHVTRTDPAELAALPDHELPRYTVLVPVYKEANIVANLIGNLGALDYPAHLLEVLILVEEDDTETRAAAEAAHPPAHFRFITVPAGAPQTKPKACNVGLEFATGEYLVIYDAEDKPEPDQLKKAVLAFRQAGEELVCVQAALNYFNADENPLTRMFTLEYSFWFDYMLPGLEYGRLAIPLGGTSNHFRVSGLRRLGGWDPYNVTEDADLGIRASAEGMRVGVIDSTTYEEANTSYPNFVRQRSRWIKGYMQTTLVHLRQPFRLVKVAGLRQTLSFLFLVGGTPATFLAVPLLYAVFFASLLLDPHQLSFLFPGWVLWLSLFNLGVGSALMIYVSMMGAFKRRRYGLVLWGLANPAYWLLHSVAAYKALWQLITKPHYWEKTAHGLTGVAAAAHVPASVRG